The following are encoded together in the Drosophila biarmipes strain raj3 chromosome 3L, RU_DBia_V1.1, whole genome shotgun sequence genome:
- the LOC108034861 gene encoding arginine-glutamic acid dipeptide repeats protein isoform X6 produces the protein MAASTQGEIRVGPGHQVNDVYAKLPDYNPISSFPIDKETDERELEESRWSPGVVADGDLLMFLRAARSMAAFQGMCDGGLEDGCLAASRDDTTINALDVLHDSGYDPGKALQALVKCPVSKGIDKKWTEDETKKFIKGLRQFGKNFFRIHKDLLPHKDTPELVEFYYLWKKTPGANNNRPHRRRRQSALRRNRVTRANNSSSSNTPPKKEDTPEPQTATTATATATAASETASRSSPAVSKEENSSLTEDDASECDSDSSLTHKRDESPSRMRTRNKQQNNNSSTSSSNNAAGNGGGNATSISSGSTGGGAAGGNSSSKDQSANAVANGKRPKRGSETPDVAGGASVDSPKTPTKAVAESSTNKRKGGKQDTPNKKKRTEQEASEPSAQEENAVKEKRKRPDSPVESMNSDSRPDSVLDDGESNTTDTTTAEQQSTKDSKETVSCKEEREMITNDLEAKAEEKSIKAEALAEDSKDSAIKNMDEETNIQAPTSVDTSSVDGPNPNAVANPVAPPITMKVPTIATVEALNASVDRKEAIDKMESCDSEPEMLKKLATIKQEVSPQQQQQQQLLQQQSQQQMQQQLAPVGIQPPPACPPSESVFIKKEPMEDSMDATCNQNSNEPQDLKVKIEIKNEDALKHSAGGLPPTGPGAPPSALHPLSGAPVESGQEPLHLQHMPHGPLPTQPPPGYLIDGQLKYGPPGQGVPSQPPQLHSDSAGGASGAPPGAPTTPQKYPPEMEMKFTPQDLKYPPPPPLDALKYSQEMQAAAAAAAAAGKYDMKYMMEQGKYPVELSAAHQPPSKPGYQDSLKIPDVKPGFGHLPHNVGSQLDAAHKYGPPPTSQESQQQQQSQPPAHQVPPGATPPPGIAMPKPHYQHDVQTPPLGRPFEPSGLMLKYGDPLAAKYGPPQDLKYPMPPVSQAGPADGKAYGGENLIKSSPYGPPPESPIDASARSTPGQDSQGSNSNSQPPSMPPQPQQFQSPHPSPHMPSPAGGGLPPGMHPQNLIHGPPSGAAGGSGPQPPPPPTSLHQPTPTPPGPPSLQHGLHPGHPHSQLSAASSMPPSSIGIPPTLSTMAPSHMHPHLHPHAHLQGLHRPHDLPPSMHPHAPMPLSLQGHPQHGHGLPPSHAPQQQQQQQQPPVGQAGTVRTPSPAQQPPRSLHDPQSSREPPSSQPSTTMAGSSGPGGPPPQQSPHAHRTSPLPGLAGSGPPPPGLIGHPMAIHPHLAHLPPGHPAHAALAHPGHHLLSHLGPGGGPIALLAGPGGLGGIPESALSRRTPPSHLPHSHASSAPLTPHSVASMTSSSMSLTTSTVPSSAFSRASPSVQISSGGGGPSGPGSVGPGGLPNSSAAAAAAAAAAHRAASPASSVSSLSRQSPLHPVPQSPLSHHPSSSALSAAAAAVAERDRHALMRQQSPHMTPPPVSNASLMASPLSKMYAPQPGQRGLGTSPPPHLRPGASPPVIRHPQMPLPLPLIAPGGGIPQIGVHPGQSPYPHPLLHPSVFYSPHHHPFNSPYGYAPYGPGFPAYMKPPPQPGQLDPAAVMAAHHAGLQGPPPQQMRQDEQNAAAAAAAAAAEKQHQAAAAAAAQQHKAPQQQPPGGMPPNKPPTPKTPQGPGGGMPPGMGGPGTPTGLPPGAYPGSHMPGYPQGPPHGSPFAPQDGQPHGLKPTSHMDALRAHAHSANSAGMGGGHHPTEPLPIDIEPDPEPEIPSPTHNIPRGPSPEAKPDDTECHRSQSAIFVRHIDRGDYNSCTRTDLIFKPVADSKLARKREERDRKLAEKERERRQQQQQQQQQQQQQQAAAAQQAAQQAKMKAELKPPYADTPALRQLSEYARPHVAFSPVEQMVPYHHPMGPMYRERELEEIKNAQAAAASQSRLDPHWMEYYRRSISNHPHSGIHPSQFPLYANPAISQMERERLGIPPPHHVGLDPGEHMVRMIRLTREYHAHSHTHLHLPLHPQPQPPEAGFQLPPNVGQYPRPNMLIPREPHSDVLLRMSYADQLQAAEFQRQSLHDQYFRNQLR, from the exons ATGGCGGCCTCCACTCAAGGAGAAATTCGAGTGGGTCCCGGCCACCAGGTAAACGATGTCTAT GCAAAACTGCCCGATTATAATCCAATCTCAAGCTTCCCCATCGACAAGGAAACCGATGAACGTGAACTAGAGGAATCAAGATGGAGTCCAGGCGTTGTGGCCGATGGCGACTTGTTAATGTTCTTGCGTGCGGCTCGCTCCATGGCTGCATTTCAAGGAATGTGTGATGGCGGACTAGAAGACGGTTGTTTGGCTGCCAGTCGCGACGACACCACAATAAACGCACTCGACGTG CTCCACGATTCTGGCTACGATCCAGGCAAAGCTCTACAAGCGCTCGTAAAGTGCCCCGTATCGAAGGGCATCGACAAGAAGTGGACCGAAGACGAAACAAAGAAGTTCATCAAGGGTCTGCGTCAGTTTGGGAAGAACTTCTTCCGCATCCATAAGGACCTGCTGCCGCACAAGGACACACCGGAGCTGGTCGAGTTCTACTATCTGTGGAAGAAGACGCCCGGCGCGAACAACAACCGGCCGCACAGGCGGCGACGACAGAGCGCCCTGCGCCGCAACCGCGTCACGCGGGCCAACAAcagtagcagcagcaataCACCTCCCAAGAAGGAGGACACTCCAGAACCACAAACTGcgacgacggcgacggcgacggcaaCCGCGGCGTCCGAGACGGCGAGTCGCTCCTCGCCCGCTGTCTCCAAGGAGGAGAACAGCTCGCTCACCGAGGACGACGCCAGCGAGTGCGACAGTGATTCGAGTCTGACCCACAAAAGGGATGAATCACCCTCAAGGATGAGGACGCGAAATAAGCAacagaacaacaacagcagcaccagcagcagcaacaacgcgGCCGGCAACGGTGGCGGCAACGCCACATCCATAAGCAGCGGTTCAACCGGCGGCGGTGCCGCTGGCGGCAATAGCTCCTCCAAGGATCAGTCAGCCAACGCCGTGGCTAACGGCAAGAGGCCCAAGCGAGGCTCCGAAACACCGGACGTTGCCGGCGGAGCCTCGGTCGATAGTCCCAAGACGCCGACAAAGGCAGTGGCCGAGAGTTCGACCAACAAGCGGAAGGGTGGCAAACAGGATACGCCCAACAAAAAGAAGCGCACAGAGCAGGAGGCCAGCGAGCCTAGTGCCCAGGAGGAGAATGCCGTCAAGGAGAAGCGTAAGCGACCGGACAGTCCGGTGGAGAGCATGAACTCGGACAGCAGGCCAGACTCTGTGCTCGACGATGGCGAGTCGAATACGACGGACACCACGACCGCCGAGCAGCAGTCCACCAAGGACAGCAAGGAGACGGTCAGCTGCAAGGAGGAGCGCGAAATGATCACCAACGATCTGGAGGCCAAGGCCGAGGAGAAGTCCATAAAGGCAGAGGCTTTGGCAGAGGACAGTAAGGATAGCGCCATTAAGAACATGGACGAGGAGACGAACATCCAAGCGCCCACCAGCGTGGACACGAGTTCGGTGGACGGACCTAATCCTAATGCTGTGGCCAATCCCGTGGCTCCGCCGATTACAATGAAGGTGCCCACGATTGCCACTGTTGAAGCGCTGAATGCGTCCGTAGATCGCAAGGAGGCCATCGACAAAATGGAGTCGTGCGACAGCGAGCCAGAGATGCtcaagaagctggccaccatcAAGCAGGAGGTTtctccgcagcagcagcaacagcaacagctgctgcagcagcaatcgcagcagcagatgcagcagcaACTTGCTCCCGTTGGCATTCAGCCACCTCCAGCTTGCCCGCCCTCGGAGTCGGTCTTCATCAAGAAGGAGCCCATGGAGGACTCAATGGACGCCACCTGCAATCAGAACAGTAATGAGCCACAGGACTTGAAGGTGAAGATCGAGATCAAAAATGAGGATGCGCTGAAGCACAGTGCGGGAGGTCTGCCACCCACAGGTCCCGGTGCACCACCCTCAGCCCTCCATCCGCTCTCCGGAGCTCCGGTGGAAAGTGGTCAGGAGCCCCTGCACCTGCAGCATATGCCCCATGGACCGCTGCCGACCCAACCGCCTCCTGGCTACCTTATCGATGGCCAGCTTAAGTATGGACCTCCGGGACAAGGTGTGCCCTCACAGCCACCCCAACTGCATAGCGATTCGGCAGGAGGAGCTAGCGGAGCACCGCCTGGAGCGCCAACAACGCCCCAGAAGTATCCGCCCGAGATGGAGATGAAGTTCACTCCCCAGGATCTCAAGTAtccaccaccgccgcccctAGATGCACTCAAGTACAGTCAGGAGATGcaggcagcggcggcagcagctgctgctgctggcaaaTACGATATGAAGTACATGATGGAGCAGGGCAAGTACCCCGTGGAGTTGTCCGCTGCCCACCAGCCGCCAAGCAAGCCGGGCTATCAGGATTCGCTGAAGATACCTGATGTGAAGCCCGGTTTCGGTCACCTGCCGCACAATGTGGGCTCGCAGCTGGACGCTGCCCACAAATACGGACCGCCACCCACGTCCCAAGagtcccagcagcagcagcaatcccAACCGCCGGCACATCAGGTGCCGCCGGGAGCCACGCCGCCGCCTGGCATCGCTATGCCCAAGCCGCACTACCAGCACGATGTGCAGACACCACCGTTGGGACGGCCCTTCGAGCCCTCTGGTCTCATGCTCAAGTATGGCGATCCATTGGCGGCTAAATACGGTCCGCCGCAGGATCTCAAGTACCCGATGCCGCCGGTCTCCCAGGCAGGACCCGCGGACGGGAAAGCGTATGGCGGCGAGAATCTGATCAAGTCCTCGCCCTACGGACCTCCGCCGGAGAGTCCAATCGACGCCTCGGCGCGCTCAACGCCTGGTCAGGACAGCCagggcagcaacagcaattcCCAGCCCCCGTCAATGCCACCACAGCCGCAGCAGTTCCAGTCGCCGCATCCCTCGCCGCATATGCCTTCGCCAGCCGGTGGTGGCCTGCCGCCGGGAATGCATCCGCAAAATCTCATCCACGGCCCGCCATCAGGTGCAGCGGGAGGTAGTGGTCCTcagccgcctccgccgcccacGTCGTTGCACCAGCCGACGCCCACGCCTCCAGGACCTCCCAGCCTGCAGCATGGCTTGCATCCTGGTCACCCGCACTCGCAGCTGTCTGCGGCCTCGTCGATGCCGCCTAGCTCGATTGGAATTCCTCCCACGCTCTCGACAATGGCGCCCTCGCACATGCACCCTCACCTTCACCCACATGCACATCTGCAGGGTCTCCACCGGCCGCACGATCTGCCACCCAGCATGCATCCGCATGCTCCCATGCCGCTGTCGCTGCAGGGACATCCGCAACATGGTCACGGACTGCCGCCCTCGCATGCtcctcagcagcagcagcaacaacaacagccgcCTGTTGGCCAGGCTGGCACGGTGCGAACTCCATCACCTGCCCAGCAGCCGCCGAGATCCCTGCACGATCCGCAATCGTCTCGAGAGCCGCCCAGCTCGCAGCCCTCGACCACGATGGCGGGATCGAGTGGTCCCGGTGGACCACCGCCGCAGCAGTCACCGCACGCTCATCGCACATCACCGTTGCCTGGTCTCGCGGGCAGTGGTCCGCCACCCCCAGGACTCATCGGGCACCCGATGGCCATACACCCGCACCTGGCCCACCTGCCACCGGGTCACCCGGCCCACGCAGCGCTGGCTCATCCGGGTCACCATCTGCTGTCGCACTTGGGACCTGGCGGTGGACCCATAGCCTTGCTGGCCGGACCCGGTGGACTTGGAGGAATTCCAGAGTCCGCTCTAAGTCGCCGTACCCCGCCCTCTCACCTGCCACACTCGCACGCCTCCTCGGCTCCGCTGACGCCGCATTCGGTGGCCAGTATGACTTCTAGCAGTATGTCGCTGACCACCAGCACAGTGCCATCGTCCGCCTTTAGCCGCGCCAGTCCCAGCGTACAGATCTCGAGCGGTGGAGGAGGACCTTCGGGGCCAGGAAGCGTTGGTCCAGGAGGCTTGCCAAACTCctcggcagcggcggcggctgcagcggcggctgccCATAGAGCGGCCTCGCCAGCGTCTAGCGTAAGCAGCCTGAGTCGTCAGAGTCCGTTGCACCCGGTGCCACAGTCGCCGCTCAGCCATCATCCCTCGTCATCTGCGTTATCTGCCGCGGCAGCTGCTGTGGCGGAAAGGGATCGACATGCGCTGATGCGCCAGCAATCCCCACACATGACACCTCCACCGGTGTCCAATGCCTCGTTGATGGCTAGTCCTCTGAGCAAGATGTACGCTCCTCAACCGGGTCAGAGGGGTTTGGGGACGTCTCCACCGCCGCATTTGCGGCCAGGAGCCTCGCCACCGGTCATCCGTCACCCGCAGATGCCTCTGCCGTTGCCACTGATCGCGCCTGGCGGGGGTATCCCACAGATTGGAGTGCATCCGGGTCAGTCACCATATCCGCATCCGCTGCTGCATCCATCGGTCTTCTATTCGCCGCATCACCATCCCTTCAATTCGCCCTACGGCTATGCGCCCTATGGTCCTGGATTCCCGGCCTACATGAAGCCGCCGCCACAGCCCGGACAACTCGATCCGGCAGCAGTGATGGCCGCTCACCATGCTGGGCTGCAGGGACCGCCGCCCCAGCAGATGCGTCAGGATGAGCAGAATGCAGcggccgccgcagcagcagctgctgctgagAAGCAACACcaagccgcagcagcagcggcagctcaGCAGCACAAGGCGCCGCAGCAACAGCCGCCTGGCGGAATGCCACCAAACAAACCGCCGACGCCAAAGACGCCACAGGGTCCGGGCGGTGGAATGCCGCCGGGAATGGGTGGACCGGGAACCCCGACGGGACTACCGCCTGGTGCCTATCCTGGCAGCCACATGCCGGGATATCCCCAAGGACCGCCCCATGGATCGCCCTTTGCGCCCCAAGATGGTCAGCCTCACGGCCTGAAGCCCACATCGCACATGGACGCCCTGCGAGCGCACGCACACTCGGCCAATTCGGCGGGAATGGGCGGAGGACATCATCCCACGGAGCCAT TGCCCATTGATATTGAGCCGGATCCGGAGCCAGAGATACCCAGTCCCACGCACAACATACCACGTGGTCCCAGTCCCGAGGCGAAACCGGACGACACCGAGTGCCATCGCTCTCAGTCTGCCAT ATTTGTGCGCCACATCGATCGTGGAGATTACAACTCATGCACGCGAACGGATTTGATCTTCAAGCCGGTGGCCGACTCAAAGTTGGCCCGCAAGCGCGAAGAGCGCGACCGCAAGCTGGCCGAGAAGGAGCGAGAGCGGCGTCAG cagcagcaacaacagcaacagcagcagcaacaacagcaagcgGCAGCCGCTCAACAGGCGGCGCAGCAGGCCAAGATGAAGGCGGAGCTGAAGCCTCCGTATGCGGATACGCCAGCACTGCGCCAGCTGTCGGAGTACGCTCGTCCCCACGTCGCCTTCAG TCCTGTTGAGCAGATGGTGCCATATCATCATCCAATGGGCCCCATGTACAGAGAGAG GGAACTGGAGGAGATCAAGAACGCACAAGCTGCTGCGGCTAGTCAATCCCGGCTAGATCCGCACTGGATGGAGTACTATCGACG aTCCATTTCTAACCATCCCCACAGCGGCATCCACCCCTCGCAGTTCCCCCTGTATGCGAATCCGGCGATATCGCAGATGGAGAGGGAGCGTCTGGGAATCCCACCTCCGCACCATGTGGGGTTGGACCCGGGCGAGCACATGGTGCGTATG ATACGATtgacgagagaatatcatgcACACTCTCATACTCATTTACATTTGCCTTTGCATCCACAGCCGCAACCACCGGAGGCCGGTTTCCAACTGCCAC CGAATGTTGGCCAGTATCCGCGGCCAAATATGCTTATACCTAGGGAGCCGCACTCGGATGTCCTGCTGCGCATGTCCTATGCCGACCAACTACAG GCCGCCGAGTTCCAGCGACAGTCCCTGCACGATCAGTACTTTAG GAACCAGCTGCGTTAA